One Halostagnicola kamekurae DNA segment encodes these proteins:
- a CDS encoding sugar porter family MFS transporter — MSATQTGTTTGDRNSFVYVVAGLAALNGLLFGFDTGVISGAMLYIRDTFDLTAIMGYAIDPSLVEGVIVSGAMIGAIFGAALGGRLADRLGRRRLILVGAVVFFIGSLIMAVAPNVEVLILGRIVDGLGVGFASVVGPLYISEISPPKIRGSLVSLNQLTITSGILIAYLVNYAFANGGEWRWMLGIGMLPAAILFLGMLFMPASPRWLYEQGRESDARDVLSRTRPEGRVGEELEEIKQTIQTESGTLRDLLKAWVRPMLIVGVGLAAFQQITGINTVMYYAPTILESTGFADTASILATVGIGAINVVMTVVAVLLIDRTGRRPLLLTGLGGMTLMLAVLGAVFYLPGLSGIVGWVATGSLMLYVAFFAIGLGPVFWLMISEIYPMEVRGTAMGVVTVVNWAGNLIVSLTFLRLVDVFGQSGTFWLYGAFSALALVFCYQLVPETKGRSLEEIEADLRETAVGTAATDDRSSATDADD, encoded by the coding sequence GTTCGTGTACGTCGTCGCGGGCCTTGCGGCCCTCAACGGCTTACTGTTCGGATTCGACACCGGCGTCATCTCCGGCGCGATGCTCTACATCCGAGACACGTTCGACCTGACGGCGATCATGGGGTACGCGATCGACCCCTCCCTCGTCGAAGGAGTGATCGTAAGCGGCGCGATGATCGGCGCGATTTTCGGGGCCGCACTCGGCGGCCGCCTCGCCGATCGGCTCGGTCGCCGCCGGCTGATCCTCGTCGGCGCGGTCGTCTTCTTCATCGGCTCGCTCATCATGGCGGTCGCCCCGAACGTCGAGGTGCTCATCCTCGGCCGGATCGTCGACGGACTCGGCGTCGGCTTCGCGTCCGTCGTCGGGCCGCTGTACATCTCCGAGATATCGCCACCGAAGATCCGCGGCTCGCTGGTCTCGCTCAACCAGTTAACGATCACGAGCGGGATCCTCATCGCGTATCTGGTGAACTACGCCTTCGCCAACGGCGGCGAGTGGCGCTGGATGCTCGGTATCGGCATGCTTCCCGCAGCTATCCTGTTCCTCGGCATGCTCTTTATGCCCGCGAGTCCGCGCTGGCTCTACGAACAGGGCCGCGAATCGGACGCGCGCGACGTACTTTCTCGGACGCGGCCCGAAGGGCGGGTCGGTGAGGAACTCGAGGAGATCAAACAGACGATCCAGACCGAATCCGGCACCCTTCGGGACCTGCTCAAGGCGTGGGTTCGACCGATGTTGATCGTCGGCGTCGGGCTGGCGGCGTTCCAGCAGATCACCGGCATCAACACGGTGATGTACTACGCGCCGACGATCCTCGAGTCGACCGGCTTCGCCGATACCGCGTCGATCCTCGCCACCGTCGGAATCGGTGCGATCAACGTCGTCATGACCGTCGTCGCGGTCCTGTTGATCGACCGGACCGGCCGTCGGCCGCTGCTGTTGACCGGTCTGGGCGGCATGACGCTGATGCTCGCGGTGCTCGGCGCCGTGTTCTACCTGCCCGGGCTCTCCGGTATCGTCGGCTGGGTCGCGACGGGCAGCCTGATGCTGTACGTCGCCTTCTTCGCGATCGGTCTCGGACCGGTGTTCTGGCTGATGATCTCCGAGATCTACCCGATGGAGGTCCGCGGGACCGCGATGGGCGTGGTCACGGTCGTCAACTGGGCCGGTAACCTGATCGTCTCGCTGACCTTCCTTCGGCTGGTCGATGTCTTCGGCCAGTCCGGCACGTTCTGGCTCTACGGCGCGTTCTCGGCGCTCGCGCTCGTGTTCTGTTACCAGCTCGTCCCCGAAACGAAGGGCCGATCGCTCGAGGAGATCGAAGCGGACCTGCGCGAGACGGCCGTCGGAACCGCCGCGACCGACGACCGCTCGAGCGCGACCGACGCGGACGACTGA